The proteins below come from a single Deltaproteobacteria bacterium CG11_big_fil_rev_8_21_14_0_20_42_23 genomic window:
- a CDS encoding DNA-binding response regulator, with the protein MKKKRILIIEDDHDIAELLQHTLQQEGYESFHLASGAKGINEAKNAHPDLIILDLMLPDVGGIDVCRALKLNKKLSNIPILMLTAKGEDHDRITGFEAGADDYVTKPFSPRELMLRIKAIFRRLESADALGKKESLKYKDLLVIPEKHEVKWKNEDIRLTTIEFKLLLYLLETKGRVATRESLLDRVWGLSEDLTTRTVDTHIKRLREKLGDAGMFIETIRGVGYKFVE; encoded by the coding sequence ATGAAAAAGAAACGCATTCTGATCATTGAAGATGATCACGATATTGCGGAGTTGCTTCAACACACTTTACAGCAAGAAGGCTATGAAAGCTTTCATCTTGCAAGTGGTGCGAAGGGTATAAACGAAGCAAAAAATGCTCATCCAGATCTCATCATTTTAGATCTGATGCTCCCAGATGTAGGTGGCATCGATGTTTGCCGTGCATTGAAACTCAACAAAAAACTTTCGAATATTCCCATTCTGATGCTTACTGCAAAAGGTGAAGACCACGATCGCATTACAGGTTTTGAAGCTGGTGCAGATGATTACGTGACAAAACCTTTTAGCCCGCGCGAGTTGATGCTGAGAATTAAGGCAATTTTTCGCAGGCTTGAATCAGCTGATGCTTTAGGAAAAAAAGAATCTCTCAAGTATAAAGATTTACTGGTCATTCCAGAGAAGCACGAAGTGAAATGGAAAAATGAAGACATTCGTTTAACGACCATCGAGTTTAAACTCTTACTCTATCTTTTGGAAACAAAAGGAAGGGTGGCAACCAGAGAGTCGCTGCTAGACCGAGTTTGGGGCCTCAGCGAAGATTTGACTACCAGAACAGTAGACACCCACATCAAGCGCTTGCGAGAAAAGCTTGGCGATGCTGGAATGTTTATCGAAACGATTCGTGGTGTTGGATACAAATTTGTCGAGTAG